Proteins found in one Populus alba chromosome 14, ASM523922v2, whole genome shotgun sequence genomic segment:
- the LOC118041099 gene encoding shaggy-related protein kinase alpha translates to MAAVSVVPAPGLRDRSGNSAGVDKLPDEMNDMKIRDDKEMEATVVDGNGTETGHIIVTTIGGKNGQPKQTISYMAERVVGHGSFGVVFQAKCLETGETVAIKKVLQDKRYKNRELQTMRLLDHPNVVSLKHCFFSTTEKDELYLNLVLEYVPETIHRVIKHYSKMSQRMPLIYVKLYFYQICRSLAYIHNSIGVCHRDIKPQNLLVNPHTHQVKLCDFGSAKVLVKGEPNISYICSRYYRAPELIFGATEYTSAIDIWSAGCVLAELLLGQPLFPGESGVDQLVEIIKVLGTPTREEIKCMNPNYTEFKFPQIKAHPWHKIFHKRTPPEAVDLVSRLLQYSPNLRSTALEALIHPFFDELRDPNTRLPNGRFLPPLFNFKPHELKGVPLEMLVKLIPEHARKQCAFLGL, encoded by the exons ATGGCTGCTGTAAGTGTTGTCCCTGCTCCTGGATTGCGAGATAGAAGTGGAAACTCAGCTGGTGTTGATAAGTTGCCTGACGAGATGAATGACATGAAAATTAGGGATGACAAG GAAATGGAAGCAACTGTGGTTGACGGTAATGGAACCGAGACAGGTCATATAATTGTGACAACAATTGGTGGCAAAAATGGCCAACCAAAGCAG ACAATAAGCTATATGGCTGAACGTGTTGTTGGGCACGGATCTTTTGGAGTGGTGTTCCAA GCTAAATGTTTAGAGACTGGCGAAACTGTTGCTATTAAAAAGGTTCTGCAAGATAAAAGGTACAAGAACCGGGAGCTGCAAACCATGCGTCTTCTAGATCACCCTAATGTAGTGTCTCTGAAACACTGTTTCTTCTCGACAACTGAAAAAGATGAACTCTATCTTAATCTGGTACTTGAGTATGTCCCTGAGACCATCCACCGAGTAATCAAACACTACAGTAAGATGAGTCAAAGGATGCCACTGATATATGTCAAACTTTACTTTTATCAG ATTTGTAGATCTCTTGCTTACATTCACAATAGTATTGGAGTGTGCCATAGAGACATAAAGCCTCAAAACTTATTG GTGAACCCACATACGCACCAAGTGAAACTATGTGACTTTGGAAGTGCAAAagttttg GTTAAAGGAGAGCCAAACATATCTTACATATGTTCCAGGTACTATCGAGCACCTGAACTTATTTTTGGTGCAACTGAGTACACCTCTGCCATTGACATCTGGTCTGCGGGTTGTGTTCTGGCTGAATTACTGCTTGGACAG CCTCTTTTTCCGGGTGAGAGCGGAGTAGACCAGCTGGTTGAAATTATAAAG GTTTTGGGTACCCCAACAAGggaggaaattaagtgcatgaATCCTAATTACACAGAGTTCAAATTTCCTCAAATTAAAGCTCACCCGTGGCACAAG ATATTCCACAAGCGCACACCCCCTGAAGCTGTGGACCTTGTCTCCAGACTATTACAGTATTCTCCGAACCTCCGAAGCACAGCT CTGGAGGCTTTAATCCATCCTTTCTTTGATGAGCTGCGTGATCCTAACACCCGATTGCCAAATGGACGCTTCCTTCCACCACTGTTCAATTTTAAGCCTCATG AGCTGAAAGGAGTGCCCCTTGAGATGCTTGTCAAGTTGATCCCAGAGCATGCAAGAAAGCAATGTGCCTTCCTTGGGTTATGA
- the LOC118041098 gene encoding polygalacturonase At1g48100, whose protein sequence is MKHSRVWLLVFGISFICLFLCIQARRHYHTQHHKHSHLHKSSTISEPPTPPPEPASHPPVPANPSGGSGNSTGVFDVRSFGAIGDGITDDTDAFKMAWDAACNQDDSAVILVPYGFEFMIQSTIFTGPCHGGLVFQVDGTLMPPDGPDYWPQKNSRRQWLVFYRINEMSLLGGGVIDGRGEKWWDLPCKPHKGINGTTMPGPCDSPTAIRFFMSSNLTVQGLKIKNSPQFNFRFDNCKNVHVESIHITAPALSPNTDGIHIENTNGVEIYNSVISNGDDCVSIGSGCYDVDIRNITCGPSHGISIGSLGNHNSRACVSNITVRDSVIRVSDNGVRIKTWQGGSGAVSGITFSNIHMDNVRNPIIIDQFYCLSKGCTNQSSSLSVSDILYENIKGTYNIRSPPMHFACSDSVPCTNLTLSDIELLPAEGDLVLDPYCWNAYGDFRTLTIPPVSCLMEGVPRSNLHNEMDYC, encoded by the exons ATGAAGCATTCTCGCGTCTGGTTACTAGTATTTGGTATTTCTTTCATTTGCCTCTTCCTTTGCATCCAAGCTAGGCGGCATTACCATACACAACACCACAAGCATAGTCATCTTCACAAATCATCAACCATTTCAGAACCTCCCACTCCTCCACCTGAACCTGCCTCTCATCCACCCGTTCCTGCTAATCCATCTGGTGGGAGTGGCAACTCTACTGGAGTTTTCGATGTACGAAGTTTTGGGGCTATTGGTGATGGCATAACAGATGACACGGACGCGTTCAAGATGGCATGGGACGCGGCCTGCAACCAAGATGATTCTGCTGTCATCCTTGTTCCTTATGGTTTCGAATTCATGATCCAATCTACAATTTTCACTGGTCCTTGTCATGGTGGCCTAGTGTTTCAG GTTGATGGGACTCTTATGCCACCTGACGGACCTGACTATTGGCCACAGAAGAACAGCCGGCGTCAATGGCTTGTATTTTACAGAATAAACGAAATGTCACTTCTGGGAGGTGGTGTAATAGACGGAAGAGGAGAGAAATGGTGGGATCTCCCTTGTAAACCCCACAAG GGAATAAATGGAACAACAATGCCTGGACCTTGTGATAGTCCAACT GCCATAAGGTTCTTCATGAGCTCAAACTTAACCGTGCAAGGACTTAAAATCAAGAACAGCCCGCAGTTCAACTTCAGATTTGACAACTGCAAGAATGTTCATGTAGAATCAATTCACATTACTGCTCCTGCTTTAAGTCCCAACACAGATGGAATTCACATAGAGAACACCAATGGTGTGGAAATATATAATTCAGTGATCTCTAATG GCGATGATTGTGTATCAATCGGGTCAGGTTGTTATGATGTGGACATAAGGAACATTACATGTGGACCGAGTCATGGAATCAG CATCGGGAGTCTAGGAAATCACAATTCCCGAGCCTGTGTTTCCAATATCACAGTCAGGGATTCGGTGATTAGAGTCTCGGATAATGGAGTTAGGATCAAGACATGGCAAGGTGGATCAGGAGCAGTATCGGGAATAACATTCAGTAATATTCACATGGACAATGTCAGGAATCCGATAATAATTGATCAATTCTACTGCCTCAGCAAGGGGTGCACCAACCAATCATCTTCTCTTTCAGTATCAGACATTCTCTACGAAAACATAAAAGGAACTTACAATATTCGAAGCCCACCAATGCATTTCGCCTGCAGTGACTCGGTACCATGTACGAACTTAACGCTCTCAGATATTGAGCTTCTTCCTGCCGAGGGAGATTTAGTACTCGATCCATATTGTTGGAATGCATATGGGGATTTCCGAACTCTAACTATTCCTCCAGTTTCCTGTTTGATGGAGGGCGTTCCTAGATCCAACCTGCATAATGAAATGGATTATTGTTGA